A genome region from candidate division WOR-3 bacterium includes the following:
- the hutI gene encoding imidazolonepropionase has translation MLLIKNISQLLLMDKPDFTIIENGYLLIKEDKIYDFGKMEDLKLEKKENYQIFDAKNSCVLPGFIDSHTHLFFSGEREDELEMRLNKESYYEILKKGGGIYYTFKKTKEKKNKELFEENYEKLLNVLKWGTTTIEIKSGYGIYPEEELRHLRIINQLKEKLKYKITILPTFLIHVIPKDIERKEYIQLMKKTMEIVAKEKLAIFCDVFCEKGENTFNKKESIELLSYGKELGLIPKIHANELFYSKGDYVAYKVGCISADHLIYPEIKNLKSMKKRDVVATLLPGTSLFLQMKKKPPVNIFKKLNMKIALASDYNPGTCPIYQMPIIISLGAFLYDFNEKESLYYGTMGNAYALNLQNKIGSIEIGKEADLIVLKYNKYQKIFYYPFENPIKMVIKKGKVVFSN, from the coding sequence ATGTTATTAATTAAAAATATCTCCCAACTCCTTTTAATGGATAAACCTGATTTTACAATTATTGAAAATGGTTATCTTCTAATCAAAGAAGATAAAATTTATGATTTTGGTAAAATGGAAGATTTAAAATTGGAAAAGAAAGAAAATTACCAGATTTTTGATGCGAAAAATTCTTGTGTTTTACCCGGTTTTATTGACTCCCATACCCATCTCTTCTTTTCTGGTGAAAGAGAGGATGAGTTGGAGATGAGATTAAATAAAGAAAGTTATTACGAAATTTTAAAAAAGGGTGGCGGAATTTATTATACTTTTAAAAAAACAAAGGAGAAAAAAAATAAAGAACTGTTTGAAGAGAATTATGAAAAATTGTTAAATGTATTAAAATGGGGAACAACAACTATTGAAATAAAAAGTGGTTACGGAATTTATCCCGAAGAAGAATTGAGGCATTTAAGAATTATTAATCAATTAAAAGAAAAATTAAAATATAAGATTACCATTCTACCTACCTTTCTTATCCATGTAATCCCTAAGGATATTGAAAGAAAAGAATATATACAATTGATGAAAAAAACAATGGAGATTGTTGCTAAGGAAAAATTGGCAATTTTCTGTGATGTTTTTTGTGAAAAAGGAGAGAATACCTTTAATAAAAAAGAAAGTATTGAACTACTTTCTTACGGAAAAGAACTGGGTCTTATTCCTAAAATCCATGCGAATGAACTTTTTTATTCCAAAGGAGATTATGTCGCCTATAAAGTTGGTTGTATCTCTGCTGACCATTTAATCTATCCGGAAATTAAAAATCTTAAATCAATGAAGAAAAGAGATGTCGTCGCCACTCTCTTACCCGGTACTTCTTTATTTTTACAGATGAAAAAGAAACCGCCAGTAAATATATTTAAAAAATTAAATATGAAAATTGCCCTGGCAAGTGATTATAATCCCGGAACCTGCCCAATTTATCAAATGCCAATAATTATCTCTTTAGGTGCTTTCTTATATGATTTTAACGAAAAAGAGAGTTTATATTATGGAACTATGGGAAATGCCTATGCCTTAAATCTCCAAAATAAAATCGGCTCAATTGAGATAGGAAAAGAAGCGGATTTAATAGTTTTAAAATATAATAAATACCAAAAAATCTTTTATTATCCTTTTGAAAATCCAATAAAAATGGTAATCAAAAAAGGCAAGGTTGTATTTTCTAATTAA
- a CDS encoding SLC13 family permease, whose translation MIIFILFFLCYFLMAIFFRFRLYILFAFILFFFLFGFSFKDYINFIDFNIIMLFVGTFIIAEGFFISGIPKKIAFHLINKAKTLFSSIIILSFLSGLLSSFLENAAVILILAPIAYSCALYFNTSPLNFIIPICLASNLQGSATLIGDPPSMILAEKANLKFLDFFFFQGKPSLFFAVQIGFFFSLLTIYFILKREKKELMKTHPEIEEVNIPKRNYLFLIILLLFILSLIIFPRIMKEDNYLFYAGLISLFYAFLTIIFLFIFKLIKPKDFFKILDYETILFLIGIFILIGIFKNGGGLTILAHFFNKIFAIFKHQIFIYIFILFLSLLFSSFMDNVPFFLLISELIKIFYPEGKMFYLLMFGSLIASTVGGNITPFGAQANIVGIGYLKKKGIKIRFFDFFKLGLPFSLAGTIASGIFIYFLWR comes from the coding sequence ATGATTATCTTTATATTATTTTTCTTATGCTATTTTTTAATGGCGATCTTTTTTAGATTTAGATTATATATCCTTTTTGCCTTTATTCTCTTTTTCTTTCTCTTTGGTTTCTCTTTCAAAGATTATATCAATTTTATTGACTTCAATATTATTATGCTCTTTGTGGGGACTTTTATTATTGCTGAAGGGTTTTTTATATCAGGAATTCCTAAAAAGATTGCCTTTCATTTGATTAACAAAGCAAAAACCTTATTTTCTTCAATTATTATTCTCTCTTTTTTAAGCGGTCTTTTATCAAGTTTTTTAGAAAATGCGGCAGTGATTCTAATCCTGGCACCAATTGCCTATTCTTGTGCCTTATATTTTAATACCTCACCATTAAACTTTATTATTCCCATCTGTTTGGCAAGCAATTTACAAGGTTCAGCCACTTTGATTGGTGACCCACCAAGTATGATTTTAGCAGAAAAAGCAAATCTAAAATTTTTAGATTTCTTTTTCTTTCAAGGGAAACCTTCTCTATTTTTTGCTGTCCAAATTGGCTTTTTCTTTTCTTTATTAACAATCTATTTTATTTTAAAAAGAGAAAAGAAAGAACTTATGAAAACCCATCCGGAAATTGAAGAAGTTAATATTCCCAAAAGAAATTATCTTTTTTTAATAATCCTTTTATTATTTATTTTAAGTTTAATAATTTTCCCGAGAATAATGAAAGAAGATAACTATCTTTTTTATGCTGGTCTTATCTCATTATTTTATGCCTTTTTAACAATTATCTTTCTTTTTATCTTCAAATTAATAAAGCCAAAAGATTTCTTTAAAATTCTTGACTACGAAACTATCCTTTTTTTAATTGGCATTTTTATCTTAATTGGGATATTTAAAAATGGTGGCGGCCTAACAATTTTAGCCCATTTCTTTAATAAAATTTTTGCTATCTTTAAACACCAAATTTTTATTTATATTTTTATTCTTTTTCTTTCTCTCCTTTTTTCTTCTTTTATGGATAATGTGCCTTTCTTTTTATTAATTTCCGAATTGATAAAAATCTTTTATCCGGAAGGCAAGATGTTTTATCTATTAATGTTCGGCTCCTTAATTGCCTCGACGGTTGGCGGCAATATCACTCCCTTTGGTGCCCAAGCAAATATTGTCGGTATTGGTTATCTTAAAAAGAAAGGAATAAAAATAAGATTTTTTGACTTTTTTAAATTAGGTCTGCCTTTCTCTTTGGCGGGAACAATTGCCAGCGGAATTTTTATCTATTTTTTATGGAGATAA
- a CDS encoding NTP transferase domain-containing protein, with translation MKAIILAAGKGERMNSSLPKPLHKLFGLSLIERVIIPLIKAGIKELIVVLGYKGEKIEKYLRKKFRNIKIQFVYNKEYYRGNGVSFLYGAGLLKEKEKFLLLMADHIYSPEIIERVLKEEKPLMVVHNNFNLINNLEKETKVKIDNGYVSDIGRDLKDFDGIDCGIFLLEKNGFSLPKELFSGEIELSYLIKEYVKREKLKAFFIKKNEYVFNVNDQETKEWVSNYLLNNSGKKEDGIISKIINRKISRLLTKILCNYSVQPLVLTIVNFLLTIVASLAFFFSNQLGGLLVQSVSIFDGVDGEIARIKLATTKFGAYLDSVFDRYSDTIIISAIAFTHYLKTNQIWIFLFAFLAIIGSNMSMILKDKERLLFSQNIYHPLIPLSRDLRLFLIFLFSLFNQPFLAIIILAFLTNLSILLRILLIKRIAKED, from the coding sequence ATGAAGGCGATTATTTTGGCAGCTGGAAAAGGTGAAAGAATGAACTCTTCTTTACCAAAACCTCTTCATAAATTATTTGGACTTTCTTTGATTGAAAGGGTAATTATTCCTTTAATAAAGGCTGGTATCAAAGAATTAATTGTTGTTCTTGGTTATAAAGGAGAAAAAATAGAAAAATATTTAAGAAAGAAATTTCGTAATATAAAAATCCAATTTGTTTATAATAAAGAATATTATAGGGGAAATGGAGTCTCATTTCTTTATGGTGCTGGTTTACTTAAAGAAAAAGAAAAATTCCTTTTATTAATGGCTGACCATATCTATTCACCAGAAATTATTGAAAGAGTATTAAAAGAAGAAAAGCCGTTAATGGTTGTCCATAATAATTTTAATCTGATAAATAATTTAGAAAAAGAAACAAAAGTGAAGATTGATAACGGTTATGTAAGTGATATTGGGAGAGATTTAAAAGATTTTGATGGAATTGATTGCGGAATCTTTCTTTTAGAAAAAAATGGTTTCAGTCTGCCGAAAGAGTTATTTAGCGGAGAAATAGAACTCAGTTATTTAATAAAAGAATATGTAAAAAGAGAAAAATTGAAGGCTTTCTTTATTAAGAAAAATGAATATGTTTTTAATGTTAATGATCAAGAAACTAAGGAGTGGGTAAGCAATTATCTTTTAAATAATTCGGGCAAAAAAGAGGATGGAATAATTAGCAAAATAATTAATCGGAAAATCTCCAGATTATTGACAAAGATTTTATGTAATTATTCGGTGCAGCCTTTGGTGCTGACAATTGTTAATTTCTTACTAACAATTGTGGCTTCCTTAGCCTTTTTCTTCTCTAACCAGCTTGGCGGTTTATTGGTCCAGTCTGTTTCCATTTTCGATGGTGTTGATGGTGAGATTGCTCGGATAAAATTAGCGACAACAAAATTTGGTGCCTATTTAGATTCGGTTTTTGACCGATATAGTGATACGATAATTATTTCGGCAATTGCCTTTACTCACTATCTAAAAACTAATCAAATTTGGATTTTTCTTTTTGCCTTTTTAGCAATTATCGGTTCTAATATGTCGATGATTTTAAAGGACAAAGAAAGATTATTATTTTCTCAAAATATTTATCATCCTTTAATTCCTCTAAGTCGGGATTTGAGACTATTTTTAATTTTTCTCTTCTCCCTTTTTAACCAGCCTTTCCTCGCTATAATTATTTTGGCTTTTCTCACTAATCTCAGTATTCTTTTAAGGATTCTTCTGATAAAAAGAATAGCAAAAGAAGATTAA